From the candidate division WOR-3 bacterium genome, one window contains:
- a CDS encoding C4-type zinc ribbon domain-containing protein: MDKQLLLLISLQELDILRKEKKGEEEVGFEIDNMKKMEEARASIVSQIKDHLYRKYSRLTKRYGSAVVPVVNNICQGCYLLFPTQMIAPEQKNKSVITCPNCGRILYWID; this comes from the coding sequence ATGGATAAACAACTTTTACTTTTAATTTCTTTACAGGAATTAGATATTCTTCGGAAAGAGAAAAAAGGAGAAGAAGAAGTAGGCTTTGAGATAGACAATATGAAAAAAATGGAAGAAGCAAGGGCAAGCATTGTCTCTCAAATAAAGGATCACTTGTATAGAAAATATAGCAGATTGACAAAAAGATATGGTAGTGCTGTAGTTCCTGTGGTAAACAATATCTGTCAAGGATGTTACCTACTTTTTCCAACTCAAATGATTGCTCCTGAGCAAAAAAATAAATCTGTTATTACCTGCCCAAATTGTGGAAGAATTCTATACTGGATTGACTAA
- a CDS encoding PTS sugar transporter subunit IIA — protein MEKALVSKILKDIKVLLNIEAEEKFELIKILVKALNLSKDKEEILTNAVIQREKIGSTGIGNGIAIPHTRSLAVKDLMVVVGRPKRPIDFESQDKKPVRLVFLVVAPPYSSKREYLILLGKIAETFNEISSDEKLFKINNEEEFKVELSNLFGV, from the coding sequence AAGCCTTAGTTAGTAAAATTCTTAAAGATATAAAAGTTTTATTGAATATTGAGGCAGAAGAGAAATTTGAGTTAATAAAGATTTTGGTTAAGGCTTTAAATTTAAGTAAAGATAAAGAAGAAATTCTAACAAATGCAGTTATACAAAGGGAAAAAATTGGCTCTACAGGAATTGGCAACGGTATAGCAATTCCTCACACAAGAAGTTTAGCAGTAAAAGACCTGATGGTTGTTGTAGGACGTCCTAAAAGGCCGATAGATTTTGAATCACAGGATAAAAAGCCAGTTCGGCTTGTTTTTCTTGTAGTGGCACCTCCTTATTCTTCAAAAAGGGAATATCTGATTCTTCTTGGGAAAATAGCCGAGACATTTAATGAAATCTCATCTGATGAAAAATTGTTTAAAATAAATAATGAAGAAGAATTCAAAGTTGAACTTAGTAACCTTTTTGGAGTTTAA